A genomic stretch from Erwinia sp. E_sp_B01_1 includes:
- a CDS encoding AAA domain-containing protein: MDEQQALRILKSWHLIEFFQTYSVDEEEHSIQITASELERCSNSLLPWLNKAQQMRAGMKDGNVRYILHLGLFPKNEIEQLSNQVFGEDKSDQARYEQEQRLDTDGMTCFAKLIVDKDGSPDFKNMSVSTLPWALGHLKRGTAAELSVSAFNSSTTLLQEQLNRLSLLLPAHQGSGKPYLTASLLTELLNILCDWADFSPSSPFALQLDWLQLKAPGPTEESDLPRLTDGVSTQTEDTSVNETALQVIEEDHEISEETLPILNSFFLEDIERAMIAIAQGGGGEALLQYLSVRQNRHDDLYTPKGLQTIVRHLSPHLMPHGRWPSDPRYSMSLMQQFSINTAIQKLDEGGLLSVNGPPGTGKTTMLRDLVAHNVVERAKALASFGKVTETFNTAGYLVSSLTGFEMVVASSNNAAVENISRELPLLKSLAQEFREAEYLRPVANQLSARTNRAGEFLPLDDEEQCWGVIAAIMGKKGNRTKFSDRFFFSSHFEKESAEEAHRPNEFNFLNFWRWRSFSKNTLISFAQAKEKFNNVLAEVEQLQAQLQQLSELTARLTGDSDARIINTLTSRLNEAVSQRQKAQENQETYQKSLRLLDEKISILNDEYQFMQSYKPAWWQRLFMRTAYQIYLQQLQGKNQNLIAERKMRLALHEQITSVDNQLLSAQKKEQLAQFSLSEAQKELQNAEQRHANLKKSFPDVIIPGPEHSIEDADTQRYSFWQNETINRKRSQLFVAAMALHQSWLNEAIKSKSFRDNLFKFRDFLSSPGSANNIQGMWQLLFMIVPVISTTFASLGRMFSHVSEAQLGWLLIDEAGQALPQAAVGALWRAKRALVVGDPLQIEPVFATPPRLTKFLSEAVLADDAEEWTPAKWSVQQIADRANPYGCTLTVMDKPVWVGIPLWVHRRCIEPMFSLANHIAYENRMIHGLSEQAILSKPLEGGLSNCWYTSEGDCSHRQFKNELALDTQRLLHKLSDAGYKLADIYVITPFKAVRAGLVTALQQPDAVDKLSRQAEMSRTELKAWRSKHIGTVHTFQGKENNIVILVLGCDTSHQGGAEWAASKPNLLNVALTRAKNHIFVIGDLRVWGDKTGFDQVASSLPERSLN, translated from the coding sequence AGCAACCAGGTGTTTGGTGAGGATAAATCCGACCAGGCTCGCTATGAGCAGGAACAACGGCTTGATACCGATGGCATGACCTGTTTTGCAAAACTGATTGTTGATAAAGATGGGTCACCCGATTTCAAAAATATGTCAGTCAGCACATTGCCATGGGCTCTGGGGCATCTAAAACGTGGGACGGCAGCAGAACTGTCAGTATCGGCTTTTAATTCGAGCACGACACTGCTGCAAGAGCAACTCAATCGATTATCACTACTACTACCTGCCCATCAAGGCTCTGGTAAACCTTATTTAACTGCAAGTCTGCTGACGGAATTATTAAATATTTTGTGTGACTGGGCAGACTTTTCCCCCTCTTCACCTTTCGCTCTGCAACTCGACTGGCTACAACTTAAAGCCCCTGGCCCCACTGAAGAAAGTGATCTTCCTCGCTTAACGGACGGGGTATCCACACAAACTGAAGATACTTCCGTCAATGAAACAGCACTGCAAGTGATCGAAGAAGATCATGAAATCAGCGAAGAAACATTGCCTATCCTGAACAGTTTTTTCCTGGAAGATATTGAACGGGCAATGATAGCTATTGCACAAGGGGGAGGTGGAGAAGCACTTCTGCAATATCTTTCAGTCAGGCAAAATCGACATGATGATCTTTACACCCCAAAAGGACTGCAAACGATCGTTCGGCATTTATCACCTCACCTGATGCCGCATGGCCGCTGGCCTTCAGATCCTCGCTACAGTATGTCGTTGATGCAACAGTTCTCAATTAATACTGCAATACAGAAGCTGGATGAAGGAGGATTACTTTCTGTAAATGGACCTCCCGGCACTGGTAAAACCACCATGCTCCGTGATCTGGTTGCCCACAATGTGGTGGAACGCGCTAAAGCACTCGCATCCTTTGGTAAGGTGACCGAAACTTTTAATACTGCAGGTTACCTGGTAAGCAGCTTGACCGGTTTTGAAATGGTGGTTGCCTCCTCTAATAATGCCGCAGTGGAAAATATTTCGCGCGAGCTTCCCCTGCTAAAGTCTTTGGCACAAGAATTTCGCGAGGCAGAGTATCTGCGTCCTGTAGCAAATCAACTTAGCGCACGCACTAACCGGGCAGGAGAATTCCTCCCACTTGATGACGAAGAGCAGTGCTGGGGCGTGATTGCAGCAATCATGGGGAAAAAGGGAAATCGCACGAAATTCAGCGATCGTTTCTTCTTCTCATCCCATTTTGAAAAGGAAAGCGCAGAAGAGGCTCACCGGCCAAATGAATTTAATTTCCTCAACTTCTGGCGTTGGCGTTCCTTTAGCAAAAACACCCTGATTTCTTTTGCACAGGCAAAAGAGAAATTTAATAACGTGCTTGCTGAGGTTGAGCAACTGCAGGCTCAGTTACAACAATTATCTGAACTGACTGCCAGACTGACGGGCGATAGCGATGCAAGAATTATCAATACACTGACTTCCAGACTCAATGAGGCAGTATCACAACGACAAAAAGCTCAAGAAAATCAGGAAACATATCAAAAAAGTCTCAGATTATTGGATGAGAAGATAAGCATTCTCAACGATGAATATCAATTTATGCAGAGCTACAAACCTGCCTGGTGGCAGCGCCTTTTCATGCGCACTGCTTATCAAATCTATCTTCAGCAATTACAGGGAAAAAACCAGAATTTAATTGCAGAGCGCAAAATGCGGCTAGCACTACACGAGCAGATTACAAGTGTTGATAATCAGTTACTCAGCGCTCAGAAAAAAGAGCAATTAGCGCAGTTCTCGCTATCAGAAGCCCAAAAGGAATTGCAGAACGCTGAGCAGCGCCATGCGAATCTTAAAAAAAGCTTCCCTGACGTGATCATCCCTGGCCCGGAACACAGCATCGAAGATGCGGATACTCAGCGATATAGCTTCTGGCAAAATGAAACGATCAATCGCAAACGCTCTCAACTATTTGTAGCAGCCATGGCATTGCATCAGTCCTGGTTAAATGAAGCGATTAAAAGCAAATCCTTTCGTGATAATTTGTTTAAATTTCGCGATTTCCTCAGCTCACCCGGTTCAGCGAATAACATACAAGGTATGTGGCAATTGTTGTTCATGATAGTCCCCGTTATTTCTACAACCTTTGCTTCACTGGGACGTATGTTTAGTCATGTTTCAGAAGCACAATTAGGATGGCTGCTAATAGATGAAGCCGGACAGGCACTGCCACAAGCCGCTGTCGGGGCCTTATGGCGCGCTAAACGCGCATTGGTAGTGGGCGATCCTTTACAAATTGAACCTGTGTTTGCCACACCGCCGCGCCTGACAAAATTTCTCTCTGAGGCAGTACTGGCGGATGATGCAGAAGAATGGACGCCTGCAAAATGGTCAGTACAGCAAATTGCAGACCGGGCTAACCCTTATGGCTGCACGCTAACTGTAATGGATAAACCAGTCTGGGTAGGTATTCCATTGTGGGTTCACCGCCGTTGCATTGAACCCATGTTCAGCCTGGCAAACCACATCGCCTACGAAAATCGCATGATCCACGGTTTAAGTGAGCAGGCTATTCTCAGCAAACCTTTAGAAGGCGGACTGAGCAATTGCTGGTATACCTCAGAAGGAGATTGCAGCCACAGACAATTTAAAAATGAGCTTGCGCTTGATACTCAAAGACTGCTGCATAAGCTGTCAGATGCGGGTTATAAACTCGCAGATATCTATGTCATCACCCCCTTTAAAGCTGTGCGTGCTGGACTGGTGACGGCTTTACAGCAACCTGATGCCGTGGACAAACTCAGTCGCCAGGCAGAAATGTCACGAACCGAGTTGAAAGCATGGCGCAGCAAACATATTGGTACGGTTCATACCTTTCAGGGTAAAGAAAATAACATTGTCATTCTTGTGCTGGGATGTGATACCAGCCACCAGGGTGGGGCAGAATGGGCTGCGAGTAAGCCTAACCTGCTTAATGTTGCGCTGACTCGTGCTAAGAATCATATTTTTGTCATTGGTGATCTGAGGGTATGGGGCGATAAAACCGGATTTGATCAGGTTGCTTCAAGTCTGCCTGAACGCTCGCTTAACTGA
- a CDS encoding DNA-binding transcriptional regulator, with product MTAKNKFKSPAYKAIHSAASGLFSVEAIPQETMRNFDKACLDSVDDLQPLEIKALREELNVSQPVFASYLNTSVSTVQKWESGAKRPGGLALKLLTVVQKHGLKVLV from the coding sequence ATGACCGCAAAAAATAAATTCAAGAGTCCTGCATATAAAGCTATCCATAGCGCGGCTTCAGGATTATTCAGCGTTGAAGCTATCCCGCAAGAAACGATGCGCAACTTTGACAAAGCGTGCCTCGACAGCGTGGATGATCTTCAACCTCTTGAGATCAAGGCGCTCCGCGAGGAGCTAAACGTTAGTCAGCCAGTTTTTGCCAGCTATCTTAACACCAGTGTTTCAACGGTGCAGAAGTGGGAAAGTGGCGCAAAGCGCCCAGGCGGATTGGCGCTGAAACTGCTTACCGTGGTGCAGAAGCATGGGTTGAAGGTGCTGGTGTGA
- a CDS encoding type II toxin-antitoxin system RelE/ParE family toxin: MRVFKTKWFSKAAKSHAIKDSELCLAIEAVMQGKADDLGGGVYKKRLNLNRDRAIILAKGGAHWFYTFLYAKQDMANIDQGELAGFRALAKHYAVLGNAKIDAMIESKELVEICHDRKK; the protein is encoded by the coding sequence ATGCGTGTGTTCAAAACTAAATGGTTCAGCAAGGCAGCTAAATCTCACGCTATTAAAGATAGTGAATTATGCCTGGCTATTGAGGCAGTGATGCAAGGGAAGGCGGACGATCTCGGCGGTGGAGTTTACAAGAAGCGCCTTAATCTGAATCGCGATCGCGCCATCATCCTGGCTAAAGGTGGAGCACATTGGTTTTACACGTTCTTGTATGCGAAGCAGGATATGGCGAATATCGATCAAGGAGAACTGGCTGGATTCCGTGCACTGGCAAAGCATTATGCTGTTCTTGGTAATGCAAAGATTGATGCAATGATTGAAAGTAAAGAATTGGTGGAGATCTGTCATGACCGCAAAAAATAA
- a CDS encoding DUF1493 family protein, which yields MVIDTEENAVMEWYEKTYNTKPLFAKNKPVLTPETSLSTGKYPWARETGDEIMNDYFQRFNVDSSHFNFLTYWPYEKGILPDFLRPKSQKIPEVDPKPLTLQMLIESAKVGRWLYD from the coding sequence ATGGTAATTGATACCGAAGAAAATGCTGTGATGGAGTGGTATGAAAAAACCTATAACACCAAGCCACTCTTTGCTAAAAACAAGCCCGTGTTAACCCCTGAAACAAGCCTGTCTACAGGGAAATATCCCTGGGCACGTGAAACGGGCGATGAAATCATGAATGACTATTTTCAGCGGTTTAATGTAGATAGCAGTCACTTTAATTTTCTTACCTACTGGCCATATGAAAAGGGAATACTGCCTGACTTTCTCCGTCCAAAGTCACAAAAAATTCCTGAAGTAGATCCCAAACCGCTGACTCTTCAAATGTTGATTGAGTCAGCGAAAGTAGGGAGATGGTTATATGACTAA